In the Kineosporiaceae bacterium genome, one interval contains:
- a CDS encoding chemotaxis protein has protein sequence MGLLARFAPGQVAQGQLTALGLVAGSFMGIELSGGQVHAHLFILSAIALVALYQQWGPLLLTVGAVVVHHLTLGLMAPERVFAGGMTMGEHGLSFGQVLVMVVVHAVAVVIEVAGILLLWHFAEAAELDAERSRGQRDQERHAAETARTEAIEVEAEAERRRLAEMDTARAGVSDRAEQLRGRVADATLAVDQLEQQADLLRRSIAEVAQRCQEAAETAGNGERTASTAAEEVRRLERAMGEISEVNQMIAQLAGQTNLLSLNATIEAARAGELGKGFAVVAQEVKGLAQETAASADKVRSVIEGVVEETERVARSFATTSALVGEIHRAQNVIADSVEQQSQVLNEVAEQTAVVTAATRDIGSGLSDLVDQVRSR, from the coding sequence ATGGGCCTGCTCGCGCGGTTCGCTCCCGGTCAGGTCGCTCAGGGGCAGCTGACCGCTCTGGGCCTGGTCGCGGGGTCGTTCATGGGCATCGAGCTGTCCGGCGGCCAGGTGCACGCCCACCTGTTCATCCTGTCCGCGATCGCCCTGGTCGCGCTCTACCAGCAGTGGGGGCCGCTGCTGCTCACCGTCGGCGCCGTCGTGGTGCACCACCTCACGCTCGGCCTGATGGCCCCCGAGCGCGTCTTCGCCGGTGGCATGACCATGGGTGAGCACGGCCTGTCGTTCGGGCAGGTGCTGGTCATGGTCGTGGTCCACGCCGTCGCGGTGGTGATCGAGGTGGCCGGCATCCTGCTGCTGTGGCACTTCGCCGAGGCCGCCGAGCTCGATGCCGAACGCAGCCGCGGTCAGCGCGACCAGGAGCGTCACGCCGCCGAGACCGCACGCACCGAGGCCATCGAGGTCGAGGCCGAGGCCGAACGCCGCCGGCTGGCCGAGATGGACACAGCTCGCGCCGGGGTCAGTGACCGCGCCGAACAGCTCCGGGGACGGGTCGCCGACGCCACGCTGGCCGTCGACCAGCTCGAACAGCAGGCCGACCTGCTGCGCCGCAGCATCGCCGAGGTGGCCCAGCGCTGCCAGGAGGCCGCCGAGACCGCCGGGAACGGTGAGCGGACGGCGTCCACCGCGGCCGAGGAGGTGCGACGGCTGGAACGGGCGATGGGTGAGATCTCGGAGGTCAACCAGATGATCGCCCAGCTGGCCGGGCAGACGAACCTGCTCAGCCTCAACGCCACCATCGAGGCGGCCCGGGCCGGTGAGCTCGGCAAGGGCTTCGCCGTCGTGGCCCAGGAGGTCAAGGGCCTCGCCCAGGAGACGGCCGCCTCGGCCGACAAGGTGCGCTCGGTGATCGAGGGCGTCGTCGAGGAGACCGAGCGGGTGGCCCGCAGCTTCGCCACCACCAGCGCCCTGGTGGGCGAGATCCACCGGGCCCAGAACGTGATCGCCGACTCGGTCGAGCAGCAGTCCCAGGTGCTGAACGAGGTCGCCGAACAGACGGCCGTGGTGACCGCCGCGACCCGAGACATCGGCTCCGGACTGTCCGACCTGGTCGATCAGGTGCGATCGAGGTAG
- the rsmD gene encoding 16S rRNA (guanine(966)-N(2))-methyltransferase RsmD, whose translation MTRIIAGSAGGRRIKAPKGEATRPTSGRVREALFSGLESRGALRGAKVLDLFAGSGALGLEAASRGASDVVLVDSSREAAEVARRNATTLGLPQVRVVLSSVQRYLSGNPPFLAGSPADLVLLDPPYVLTEGELGEVLGILTDGWLADGGVVVVERSGRSPEPRWPQGLQRTDVRRYGETTLWYAAPPAE comes from the coding sequence GTGACACGCATCATCGCCGGGAGCGCTGGCGGACGACGGATCAAGGCCCCCAAGGGCGAGGCCACCCGACCCACCAGTGGCCGGGTCCGGGAGGCGCTGTTCTCGGGACTGGAGTCGCGAGGCGCCCTGCGGGGGGCCAAGGTGCTCGACCTGTTCGCGGGCTCGGGCGCCCTGGGACTCGAGGCCGCCAGCCGCGGGGCCTCGGACGTCGTCCTGGTCGACTCCTCCCGCGAGGCGGCCGAGGTGGCCCGGCGCAACGCCACGACACTCGGCCTGCCCCAGGTCAGGGTCGTGCTGTCGTCGGTGCAGCGCTACCTGAGCGGCAACCCGCCGTTCCTGGCCGGATCGCCGGCCGATCTGGTGTTGCTCGACCCGCCCTACGTGCTGACCGAGGGGGAGCTCGGCGAGGTCCTGGGCATCCTGACGGACGGCTGGCTGGCCGACGGCGGCGTGGTCGTGGTCGAGCGCAGTGGGCGAAGCCCCGAACCACGTTGGCCGCAGGGCCTGCAGCGCACCGATGTCCGGCGCTACGGCGAGACCACGCTCTGGTACGCCGCGCCGCCCGCCGAGTAG
- the coaD gene encoding pantetheine-phosphate adenylyltransferase → MTAPTASLRRCVCPGSYDPVTHGHLDVVHRATELFDEVVVAVLTNPAKPGLFTPAERIDLLEASLDGAPRVRIAEVSGALLVDFCRAVEAVAVVKGLRSGTDFAYELPMALMNRHLTGLETVFLPGDPRLEHVSSSLVKEVAGLGGDVTGLVPDVVRDRLLDRLAERRGERGA, encoded by the coding sequence ATGACGGCTCCGACCGCCTCCCTGCGCCGGTGTGTCTGCCCCGGCAGCTACGACCCGGTGACCCACGGCCACTTGGACGTGGTGCACCGGGCCACCGAGCTGTTCGACGAGGTCGTGGTGGCCGTGCTCACCAATCCCGCCAAACCCGGGCTGTTCACCCCTGCCGAGCGCATCGACCTGCTCGAGGCCAGCCTGGACGGCGCCCCTCGGGTCCGCATCGCCGAGGTCAGCGGAGCGCTGCTGGTCGACTTCTGCCGTGCGGTCGAGGCCGTGGCGGTGGTCAAGGGTCTGCGCTCGGGCACCGACTTCGCCTACGAGTTGCCGATGGCTCTGATGAATCGCCACCTGACCGGTCTCGAGACGGTGTTCCTGCCGGGGGATCCCCGGCTCGAACACGTGTCGTCCTCGCTGGTCAAGGAGGTGGCCGGGCTGGGCGGCGACGTCACCGGGCTGGTGCCGGACGTCGTCCGGGATCGCCTGCTCGACCGGTTGGCCGAGCGTCGCGGGGAGCGCGGCGCGTAG
- a CDS encoding DUF177 domain-containing protein, translated as MRKVSRVVAAPADLGTDVIGIPEGSDLQLDLRLEAVLEGVLVSGSVHGTARGECVRCLDDVHREVDADLQELYAYAERRREEGDEDDDEVRELQDELIDLEPALRDTMVPALPYQPLCRDDCPGLCSECGARLADDPDHRHETIDSRWQALAELDTD; from the coding sequence ATGCGGAAGGTCTCCCGCGTCGTCGCGGCTCCGGCCGATCTGGGAACCGACGTGATCGGGATTCCCGAGGGCAGTGACCTGCAGTTGGACCTTCGGCTGGAGGCGGTGCTCGAGGGGGTCCTCGTCTCCGGATCCGTCCACGGGACGGCGCGGGGCGAATGTGTGCGGTGCCTGGACGACGTCCATCGTGAGGTGGACGCCGACCTACAGGAGCTGTACGCCTACGCCGAGCGTCGCCGCGAGGAGGGTGACGAGGACGACGACGAGGTGCGTGAGCTCCAGGACGAGTTGATCGACCTGGAACCTGCCCTGCGCGACACCATGGTTCCCGCACTGCCGTACCAACCGTTGTGCCGGGACGACTGCCCGGGTCTGTGCTCCGAGTGTGGGGCCCGCCTGGCGGACGACCCGGACCACCGACACGAGACCATCGACTCGCGCTGGCAGGCGCTGGCCGAACTCGACACCGACTGA
- the rpmF gene encoding 50S ribosomal protein L32, which yields MAVPKRKMSRSNTRSRRSQWKATATTLTTTVEGGQVSYSRPHQAHVVTDSAGTPLYLEYKGRKVKDL from the coding sequence GTGGCCGTCCCCAAGCGGAAGATGTCCCGCAGCAACACGCGGTCCCGCCGCTCGCAGTGGAAGGCGACCGCGACCACCCTGACCACGACCGTCGAGGGCGGCCAGGTCAGCTACTCGCGTCCGCACCAGGCACACGTGGTCACCGACTCCGCGGGAACGCCGCTCTACCTCGAGTACAAGGGCCGCAAGGTCAAGGACCTCTGA
- a CDS encoding ribonuclease III yields MSANASAGTPSDREALRARLGLCLPEELLTLALTHRSYAYENGGLPTNERLEFLGDAVLGLVVTETLYRAHPDLPEGQLAKLRAAVVNMRALAEVARGLELGPHLMLGRGEQTSGGQDKSSILADTLEALIGAVYLDAGIEAAATLVHHLLDELLRTSALRGAGLDWKTSLQELTANHSLGVPEYLVAEEGPDHAKVFHATVRVGGLARGTGSGRSKKEAEQIAASAAFTAIEAEVGSEVGSEMVEPAEPAAS; encoded by the coding sequence GTGAGCGCGAACGCGAGCGCCGGCACGCCGTCCGACCGGGAGGCGTTGCGCGCCCGGCTCGGCCTCTGCCTGCCCGAGGAGCTGCTCACGCTCGCCCTGACCCACCGCTCGTACGCCTATGAGAACGGTGGTCTGCCCACCAACGAACGGCTCGAGTTCCTCGGCGACGCCGTGCTGGGGCTGGTGGTCACCGAGACGCTCTATCGCGCCCACCCCGACCTGCCCGAGGGACAGCTGGCCAAGCTGCGAGCCGCCGTGGTCAACATGCGGGCGCTCGCGGAGGTCGCGCGCGGACTGGAGCTGGGCCCGCACCTGATGCTCGGCCGGGGGGAACAGACCAGTGGGGGGCAGGACAAGTCCTCGATCCTGGCCGACACCCTCGAGGCCCTGATCGGGGCGGTCTACCTGGACGCCGGCATCGAGGCCGCCGCGACGCTGGTGCACCACCTGCTGGACGAGTTGCTGCGCACGTCGGCCCTGCGGGGGGCCGGCCTGGACTGGAAAACCAGCCTGCAGGAGCTGACGGCCAACCACTCCCTCGGCGTGCCGGAGTATCTCGTCGCCGAGGAGGGTCCCGACCACGCCAAGGTGTTCCATGCCACGGTCCGGGTCGGTGGCCTGGCCCGGGGGACCGGCAGCGGGCGCAGCAAGAAGGAGGCCGAGCAGATCGCGGCCTCCGCGGCGTTCACCGCGATCGAGGCCGAGGTCGGATCCGAGGTCGGGTCCGAGATGGTCGAGCCGGCCGAGCCGGCTGCTTCCTAG
- the mutM gene encoding bifunctional DNA-formamidopyrimidine glycosylase/DNA-(apurinic or apyrimidinic site) lyase, which produces MPELPEVEVVRRGLARWVVGTTIEAVEVRHPRPVRAHLAGPRDFADRLTGETVHDVVRRGKFSWLVLDTGALLVHLGMSGQLVLQPPEAPAEPHLRVRFSLGGGSPARAGRELRFVDQRMFGGLTPTTLVPTSDGLPAGVGEAATGEWVAMLPPQVSHIARDALDPHLDVEALVRRLRTRRTAVKRAILDQGLVSGIGNIYADEALWRARLHYDRPLQDISLAKLRELIGHARDVMTEALAVGGTSFDALYVNVNGESGYFERGLAAYGREGLPCARCGTPLRRERFTNRSSFRCPRCQRR; this is translated from the coding sequence GTGCCCGAACTCCCCGAGGTCGAGGTGGTGCGCCGTGGCCTGGCCCGCTGGGTCGTCGGCACCACCATCGAGGCGGTCGAGGTGCGTCATCCGCGACCGGTGCGAGCCCATCTGGCCGGACCACGGGATTTCGCCGACCGCCTGACCGGCGAGACGGTGCACGACGTCGTCCGGCGGGGCAAGTTCAGTTGGCTGGTGCTCGACACGGGAGCGCTGCTGGTGCACCTGGGCATGAGCGGGCAGCTGGTGCTGCAGCCCCCGGAGGCGCCGGCCGAACCCCACCTGCGGGTGCGCTTCTCGCTCGGCGGCGGCTCGCCTGCGCGCGCCGGGCGCGAGCTGCGCTTCGTCGACCAGCGGATGTTCGGTGGGCTGACCCCGACGACGCTGGTGCCGACGTCCGACGGTCTGCCGGCCGGGGTCGGCGAGGCAGCGACGGGGGAGTGGGTGGCGATGCTGCCGCCGCAGGTCTCCCACATCGCCCGGGACGCCCTCGACCCGCATCTGGACGTCGAGGCCCTGGTGCGTCGGCTGCGGACCCGGCGCACCGCGGTGAAGCGGGCGATCCTGGATCAGGGCCTGGTCTCGGGGATCGGCAACATCTATGCCGACGAGGCGCTGTGGCGAGCCAGGCTGCACTACGACCGGCCGCTGCAGGACATCTCGCTCGCCAAGCTGCGTGAGCTGATCGGTCACGCCCGCGACGTGATGACCGAGGCCCTGGCGGTCGGCGGGACCAGCTTCGACGCCCTGTACGTCAACGTGAACGGCGAGTCGGGCTACTTCGAGCGCGGCCTGGCCGCCTACGGCCGGGAGGGCCTGCCGTGCGCGCGGTGTGGCACGCCGTTGCGCCGTGAGCGCTTCACCAACCGGTCATCGTTCCGGTGTCCGCGATGCCAGCGGCGCTAG
- a CDS encoding response regulator transcription factor, whose translation MVIDDHEIVRRGVVDVVDADPQLTVVAEAGTVLDAIRRAAAVRPDVAIVDLKLPDGTGIDVVRALRKDHPEIRCVVLTSFDDDQAVEAALDAGASAFVLKSVRGTEIADVVRKVAAGKVLLDERSVARRRAGHHDPTEALTPTEKKVLELIGDGLSNREIGTSLGLAEKTVKNHVTGLLAKMGFRRRTQAAAWVAGNRQTSGWGA comes from the coding sequence CTGGTGATCGACGACCACGAGATCGTCCGTCGAGGGGTGGTCGACGTCGTGGACGCCGACCCCCAGCTGACCGTGGTCGCCGAGGCGGGAACGGTGCTGGATGCCATCCGGCGCGCCGCGGCCGTGCGCCCGGATGTCGCGATCGTCGACCTCAAACTCCCGGATGGCACGGGCATCGACGTGGTGCGGGCCCTGCGCAAGGACCATCCCGAGATCCGGTGCGTGGTGCTGACGTCGTTCGATGACGACCAGGCGGTCGAGGCGGCGCTGGACGCCGGCGCGTCCGCGTTCGTGTTGAAGTCGGTCCGTGGCACCGAGATCGCCGATGTGGTGCGCAAGGTGGCCGCCGGCAAGGTGCTGCTGGACGAGCGCTCGGTGGCGCGACGTCGGGCCGGGCACCACGACCCGACCGAGGCGCTCACCCCCACCGAGAAGAAGGTGCTGGAGCTGATCGGCGACGGGTTGTCCAACCGCGAGATCGGCACCAGCCTGGGGTTGGCCGAGAAGACCGTGAAGAACCACGTGACGGGGCTGTTGGCCAAGATGGGCTTCCGCCGCCGCACCCAGGCGGCTGCCTGGGTGGCCGGCAACCGGCAGACCAGCGGCTGGGGCGCCTAG
- a CDS encoding maleylpyruvate isomerase N-terminal domain-containing protein, giving the protein MPPTPSILTVADHAEGLGDATAVLRANAVSAGLDAPVPTCPGWTVRDLVTHQGVVHRWAISVLTGAGFDEAAVEASARASVDLLDWLDDGLVDLLNVLARAPEDLQVFFFLKDAPPSRQAWARRQCHETTVHAVDAMAARLGRPPTPAETWIRPRLAADGLDELLTGFLPRRTSRVRSERPLRVAVQPTDVERAWLLDIGPDPVITTRLAPTDPHPDDARDAEVTVRGTAAALYLNLWNRGSASGDDLEVCGEATWIATWREQMQVRWS; this is encoded by the coding sequence ATGCCGCCCACGCCATCGATCCTGACCGTCGCCGACCATGCCGAGGGCCTCGGGGACGCCACCGCGGTCCTGCGCGCCAACGCCGTCTCGGCGGGCCTGGACGCCCCGGTTCCCACCTGCCCGGGGTGGACGGTGCGCGACCTGGTCACCCACCAGGGCGTCGTCCACCGGTGGGCGATCTCGGTGCTCACCGGGGCCGGCTTCGACGAAGCGGCGGTCGAGGCCTCGGCGCGCGCCTCGGTCGACCTGCTCGACTGGCTGGACGACGGCCTGGTCGACCTGCTCAACGTCCTCGCCCGCGCGCCGGAGGACCTGCAGGTGTTCTTCTTCCTGAAGGACGCTCCGCCCTCGCGCCAGGCCTGGGCGCGACGCCAGTGTCACGAGACCACCGTGCACGCCGTCGATGCCATGGCCGCTCGGCTGGGCCGGCCGCCCACGCCGGCCGAGACCTGGATCCGCCCCCGCCTGGCGGCCGACGGGCTCGACGAGCTGCTGACCGGGTTCCTGCCCCGCAGGACCTCGAGGGTGCGCTCCGAGCGGCCGCTGCGCGTCGCCGTCCAGCCGACGGACGTCGAGCGGGCCTGGCTGCTCGACATCGGCCCCGACCCGGTGATCACCACCCGTCTCGCCCCCACCGACCCCCACCCGGACGACGCCCGCGATGCCGAGGTGACCGTGCGCGGCACGGCGGCCGCGCTCTACCTGAACCTGTGGAATCGCGGCAGCGCCTCGGGCGACGACCTCGAGGTCTGCGGCGAGGCCACCTGGATCGCCACCTGGCGCGAGCAGATGCAGGTGCGCTGGAGCTAG
- a CDS encoding GAF domain-containing protein, with protein MPETRPSPARPVTSASFDRRLLDAVVAVADGLDLEPTLRRIVRAASDLTNAPYAALGVLGEDGQHKAFVHTGLDPERAHAIGAPPHGLGILGHISRVGRAVRVSDLATHPTSAGFPPHHPVMRSFLGVPVGIGDRVVGNLYLADKEGGFTAEDEDVVVALAAAAAVAVENAELFGVVQRRERWLVAAQEVATMMLSGAEDDEALQLIATRAAEVAEADMVALVLAGWGGNWVLELAVGQGAEDLVGTVMPEDGRTATVIRLGKGLLVNDLATDPHMKVERLRRYGPALYAPLQARDERLGVLMLARCHGGEPFTHTDLATAQIFAGQAALALQLADGRRRAEENELLEDRARIARDLHDLVVQELFAMGMRLSRLRERLEPDELADVDTTLESLDRVVRQIRSTIRALRDPDEKASLADRIHAEAARAHSFLGFRPEVVVEISEGVDADDLIDGEITDDVIAVVREGLSNAARHAHASGVCVRLVVTPDQVRVEVCDDGVGLPAALSRRSGLDNLGERARRHGGNCESVANPDGPGSLLRWQVPI; from the coding sequence ATGCCCGAGACTCGCCCGTCGCCGGCCCGACCGGTGACCTCGGCCTCCTTCGACCGGCGCCTGCTCGACGCCGTCGTCGCGGTCGCCGACGGTCTCGACCTCGAGCCCACGCTGCGTCGGATCGTGCGGGCCGCCTCGGACCTGACCAATGCCCCGTACGCGGCGCTCGGGGTGTTGGGCGAGGACGGCCAGCACAAGGCCTTCGTCCATACCGGGCTGGACCCGGAACGCGCCCACGCCATCGGTGCTCCACCCCACGGTTTGGGCATCCTGGGCCACATCTCGCGGGTCGGCCGGGCGGTTCGGGTGAGCGATCTGGCCACGCACCCGACCTCGGCGGGCTTCCCGCCGCACCATCCGGTGATGCGCAGTTTCCTCGGGGTGCCGGTCGGTATCGGCGACCGGGTGGTGGGCAACCTCTACCTGGCCGACAAGGAGGGCGGATTCACCGCCGAGGACGAGGACGTCGTCGTGGCCCTGGCCGCCGCCGCGGCCGTGGCGGTCGAGAACGCCGAGCTGTTCGGGGTGGTGCAGCGTCGGGAACGCTGGCTGGTGGCCGCGCAGGAAGTCGCCACCATGATGCTGTCCGGCGCCGAGGACGACGAGGCGCTGCAGCTGATCGCCACCCGCGCCGCCGAGGTGGCCGAGGCCGACATGGTGGCGCTGGTACTGGCCGGGTGGGGCGGCAACTGGGTGCTGGAGCTCGCCGTCGGCCAGGGCGCCGAGGACCTGGTGGGCACGGTCATGCCGGAGGACGGCCGCACCGCCACGGTGATCCGGTTGGGCAAGGGCCTGCTGGTCAACGATCTGGCCACGGATCCGCACATGAAGGTCGAGCGGTTGCGCCGCTACGGCCCGGCGCTCTACGCACCGCTGCAGGCGCGCGACGAACGGCTCGGCGTCCTGATGCTGGCCCGCTGCCACGGGGGTGAGCCGTTCACCCACACCGACCTGGCCACGGCTCAGATCTTCGCCGGGCAGGCCGCGCTGGCGCTGCAGCTGGCCGACGGCCGGCGCCGCGCCGAGGAGAACGAGCTGCTCGAGGACCGGGCCCGGATCGCGCGAGACCTGCACGACCTGGTGGTGCAGGAGTTGTTCGCCATGGGCATGCGGCTCTCGCGCTTGCGTGAGCGCCTGGAGCCGGACGAGTTGGCCGATGTCGACACCACGCTGGAGTCCCTCGACCGGGTGGTGCGTCAGATTCGGTCCACCATCAGGGCGCTACGCGATCCGGACGAGAAGGCGAGCCTGGCCGACCGGATCCACGCCGAGGCCGCTCGGGCGCACTCGTTCCTCGGGTTCCGGCCCGAGGTGGTGGTCGAGATCAGCGAGGGCGTGGACGCCGATGACCTGATCGACGGTGAGATCACCGACGATGTGATCGCCGTGGTGCGCGAGGGGCTCTCGAACGCGGCGCGGCACGCCCATGCCAGCGGTGTGTGCGTGCGGCTCGTCGTCACCCCGGACCAGGTTCGCGTCGAGGTCTGCGACGACGGCGTCGGGCTGCCCGCCGCCCTCTCGCGCCGCAGCGGCCTGGACAACCTCGGCGAGCGCGCCCGGCGGCATGGCGGCAACTGCGAGTCCGTGGCCAACCCCGACGGCCCGGGCAGCCTGCTGCGCTGGCAGGTGCCGATCTAG
- the cydC gene encoding thiol reductant ABC exporter subunit CydC: MDRHPVGRDRLMRHPLVRAMRALDPDPWRTLLAVGLGTAALASTIGLMATSAWLISRAAQQPPVLHLQVAIVATRAFGLGRGVLRYAERLVGHDVALRGMTTLRTRLYASLAQADPALVTGLRRGDLLARLGADVDTLADLVVRSVLPIAVTTTTVIGSVVLIAWLLPQAGIAVAAAMLLAAVLVPWLAARAARRAELDGSRARTELSAEVVTVLDGAAELHVAGALPKRLAHVHDLDAEQAGAQDAAARSSGWAIGVSTLLTGAAMVGSLLVALTAAADGRLDPVLVAVLALTPLAAAEAVAALPAAATHLVRARAAAERVLEVVDAAGRSAPQAEESAQPPGSGTVELDPTLRARGLVCGHPARTADAEAPDLGPGGALDLDLVPGRRVAIVGASGSGKTTLLLTLAGLLPPRAGQVGLSAGLSAGQTDLVRLATLPEATVRRTINFTAEDAHLFTTTLRENLRLADPDAGDEALRTVLDRVGLGDWLAGLPRELDTVIGSGGRDVSGGERRRLLLARALLSRAPVWLVDEPAEHLDPVGADALVTELLSGELSPRPETSPETSVETSPETSPETSVVMVTHRLTPLAAADEVLVLDRGRLVARGHHDWLVTHHAPYARALMAESTAG, translated from the coding sequence ATGGACCGCCACCCCGTGGGCCGCGATCGCCTGATGCGCCATCCGCTGGTGCGCGCGATGCGGGCACTGGACCCCGACCCCTGGCGCACTCTGCTCGCCGTCGGGCTCGGAACGGCTGCCCTGGCCAGCACGATCGGTCTGATGGCCACCTCGGCCTGGCTCATCTCCCGCGCTGCACAACAGCCCCCGGTGCTGCACCTCCAGGTCGCGATCGTGGCGACCCGGGCCTTCGGCCTGGGGCGCGGTGTGCTGCGGTACGCCGAACGCCTGGTGGGTCACGACGTGGCGCTACGCGGCATGACGACCCTGCGCACCCGGCTCTATGCCTCACTCGCGCAGGCCGACCCCGCGCTGGTGACCGGGCTGCGCCGGGGGGACCTGCTGGCCCGACTCGGCGCCGATGTCGACACCCTGGCCGACCTGGTGGTGCGATCGGTGCTGCCGATCGCCGTCACGACGACCACGGTCATCGGCAGCGTCGTCCTGATCGCCTGGCTGTTGCCGCAGGCGGGGATCGCCGTGGCGGCCGCCATGCTGCTGGCGGCCGTGTTGGTGCCCTGGTTGGCTGCGCGGGCGGCCCGGCGTGCCGAGCTCGACGGATCGCGGGCGCGCACCGAACTCTCGGCCGAGGTCGTGACGGTGCTGGACGGCGCGGCCGAACTCCACGTGGCCGGCGCCCTGCCGAAGCGGCTGGCCCACGTGCACGACCTGGACGCCGAACAGGCAGGTGCGCAGGACGCCGCCGCGCGCAGTTCCGGCTGGGCGATCGGGGTCTCGACCCTGCTCACGGGTGCGGCGATGGTCGGGTCGCTGCTGGTGGCCCTGACCGCTGCGGCCGATGGGCGGCTCGACCCGGTGTTGGTGGCAGTGCTGGCCCTGACCCCGCTGGCGGCGGCCGAGGCGGTGGCGGCGCTGCCGGCGGCGGCGACTCACCTGGTGCGTGCTCGCGCGGCGGCCGAGCGGGTACTCGAGGTGGTGGACGCCGCGGGGCGAAGCGCCCCGCAGGCCGAGGAGAGTGCCCAGCCACCCGGCAGCGGGACAGTGGAGCTCGATCCCACGCTGCGCGCCCGCGGGCTGGTGTGCGGGCATCCGGCGCGGACAGCAGACGCCGAGGCACCCGACCTCGGTCCCGGTGGTGCTCTCGACCTCGATCTCGTCCCGGGGCGACGGGTGGCCATCGTCGGGGCCAGCGGCTCGGGCAAGACCACCCTGCTGCTCACCCTGGCCGGGCTGCTGCCACCGCGAGCCGGGCAGGTCGGGTTGTCGGCGGGACTGTCGGCGGGTCAGACCGACCTCGTGCGCCTCGCCACGCTGCCGGAGGCGACGGTGCGACGCACGATCAACTTCACCGCCGAGGACGCTCACCTGTTCACCACCACGCTGCGCGAGAACCTGCGCCTGGCCGACCCCGATGCCGGCGATGAGGCGCTGCGCACCGTGCTGGACCGGGTCGGGCTCGGTGACTGGCTGGCCGGCCTGCCTCGGGAGCTGGACACCGTGATCGGGTCCGGGGGCAGGGACGTCTCCGGCGGGGAACGGCGGCGTCTGCTGCTGGCCAGGGCTCTGCTGAGCCGGGCTCCGGTGTGGCTGGTCGACGAACCGGCCGAACACCTCGACCCGGTCGGCGCCGATGCGTTGGTCACCGAGCTGCTCAGCGGCGAGCTGTCGCCTCGCCCCGAGACCAGTCCCGAGACGAGTGTGGAGACCAGTCCCGAGACCAGTCCCGAGACCAGTGTGGTCATGGTGACCCACCGGCTGACCCCGTTGGCCGCCGCCGACGAGGTCCTGGTGCTGGACCGCGGCCGGTTGGTCGCTCGGGGTCACCACGACTGGCTGGTCACCCACCACGCGCCCTATGCGAGGGCGCTGATGGCGGAGAGCACCGCCGGCTGA